The sequence aaaaagtgaaataaaagtaCTAGAAGAAAATAAGGATACTATTTATCCACTCTCGGGGTGGGAAAGACAAGTTCAAGCACACGTGCAAGGCAAACTCCTCAGAGGGAAGTCTGCACTGAAACACCACTAACTGTATTAAAAGGCAAATAACACACTAAAAATATAATTATGGCATATGACAAAGGATGGCCATTCTTAATTCATAAAAATCTTATAAACCAATAAAATAAGGTAAACTCCAagaaaatatgaaatatgaaGCAGTGAATACAAATGAATGAAGTGGCCAATAAACTTGAAAAAATACTCAACTAgtaaagaaaaatcaattttaaagGTAACCCTACCCCGTAATTATTAACTTCCCAGTTTCTTAATAGGAATTTTCAATTCTCGAAGTTTGATATACTGCCGTGAGAATGTACACGGACACAACCCTTGTGGTGAATCATGTATATATATCATCAAGATTCTCAAAAACTTACATACCCTTTCACTGAGCAATTTCACTTCTGGAAATTTGTCTTCTGGAAAGAAAGCATTTTTGTATAGACGTGACTATCTTTTAGGATATTGATCACATCATTGTTTACAGATTACACTATAATAAACAATCAAATTGCTAAACAATACGAAATTGATTTTTAAGATTAAGGTACACCCATGAAATTGAATACTCCGCAGCCATCTAAAACGCAAAGTGTTCACTAACGTGGGAAATGTTtacaatacaggcagtccccgggttacgagCATCCGACACACATACAACCGGTGCTTAGGATCAGGCTGCCGTGTTAAAGCCTGTTAAAAAATCTGAGTTACACACGTTGGTTCATGATAACGGACGCACACACGCCCTACTTTGCAATGCTCGTGAAAACACTGCATGTTTTGTAAGTGTTTCTTGTGTTTCATATGCAGAGAAAGGTAAAATACACATACTAAGACAACCATCTGACTGacactaaataagaaccatacgTACCTGTTCTGGCTTACCGACAAATTCGACTTAAAAGACACATGTAGCAACAGATCTCGttggtaacccagggactgcctgtatacagACTAGCCTGTGAAATACTGCACACCATGATCCCATTTTTGAAAACATAAATGTATAGTTATAcatagaaaaataagtaaaaatacatacaccaaaatgttagcagagGTTCTTTCTGGTGGTAGGATTATAGGTGACTGTGTGTACAATCCTGAGAGCCCTTCCATTATTATCCATCTTtccaaaaataacattttattctattctataaaGAAAGAATGTAAGATCAGATAATTTGACATTGTGAAATCAtctattttaaaaactaaaaataatggaCTTAGCTCAGTACACTTTAGAATTTGCCTTTTTTGATGGAAAGCAGCAGCTACAACTGGAGGTGGATACCTGGAGCTGAACCCTTTATGTCACATGTGTATCTGACCTAAATGTACTGTCAGCCAAATTTCACATACGAACCTTCCATTGCCAttaaggcgattctgactcatagcaaccctagaggacacagtagagctgccccatagggtttcctaggctgcaaatctttacagaagcagactggcacagcTTTCCCTGGTGGAGCGGCTGGTTGGTTTAAATCGCCGGCCTTCagtttagcagctaagcactttaaccactatgccaccagggctcccatcacgTATGACCAGTCTCTTCTAAAGCTGGAAGTTATTTAAGCACCAGTAAAAACATCACCATTAGCGTTCTGAAGTTgctaattaatattttattctttcaacacTGTTTAAAGGCTTCAACATATTAAACAAAGGTATCTTTGATAAGGTAAGCATTAACTTCTCTGGAAACAACCATTTAATCCTTCAAGATGACATGAACATATATATACGTGCGACTGAGGTTTCTGCAGTCATTTCATCTCTCTTTTGGGGGAAAAATAAGTGATGTTATTGACAAGACCATTctagctttataaaaaaaaatcaatttccttACCAAACTGTAACATCCCATAAATGAACCTATCATCTGTTACAGCAGTGACTCAGGTAAAGAGTAATACAGCTACTTCCTTCACCTCAATTTTAGACTTCTGCCAGACGTCATCTTTTTCCACGCAAATATGACCACCTAGAAAAACCCTCCAACCTGCATCTactaaaaaacccgttgccactgagttgatttcgactcatagtgaccctacagaacagaggagaactgtcccgtagggtttccaaggagtgactggtggattcaaactgccgaaattttggtcagcagccaagctcttaaccactgcgccaccagggctccactaaaagCACTCCTTATTCCTAGCcaggaaaagaagagaacattCTTCCTAAGGGCAGACAGACAGAAACAAGCATTTGTTAAGTATTTCCGGTGAGTGTCTCCCTGGGTACTTCACTCAATAACCCATGCAAACATGCATAAAACTGTCGAGACTGCTCCCTCCTTTACTCAAAAAAGGAGGGAGCTATGCCTTCCTGACTCATTTTAGGAGACACCAGGGAGAGTTAAGTATTCCACTGAAAGACACATAATAAATGTTATTTGATAGGGGGGAGAATAAGGAAAACAGCAAAGTTATCTGCTTtcatttggtttaaagaaaaaaagtgtgcTCTGTTATATACTAAAATACCTGCCCGATGCACAACACACTGCAGAACTTTAATACACTGTGGTCAGACCCAGCATTCAAATATTACACTTCTCAGGCACACAAAGGTCATCTTCTGAAAGACAAACTGGGCTTTTTTTATAGCTACCTCAGTGTAACTATAAAATTCTTTCCCTCAGCAATGTCTGCCACTGATCTTGATACTTAATAGAAAGCCTGACGTAAGATAACAACAGTGAAACGACTCAGGAGATGACCCGGACACCCGTCTTCACAATCCATCATCAGAGGACTGATCGTCTTCATCCCTCACTTCCCGGTACCTCCTCAAAGTCTCTCCTTCTGGAGTATAGCTCTGCATTTTAATATTCAGTCTTTCAGCTAATTTGTGTGCTGCGAGCTTGGCTTGCATCTCctttaaaacaaaaagcaaagcaaaaagttACATACTCACATCTTTTCCTTACAATTTTTCAATAGGAATTCAGTCACATAGACATACAGACACACAACCCAACAATTGCTCTCACCagcaaaacaacaaaaagcagATTTAAAGCTACCTATCTacaaactctggtggcgtagtggttaagaggtacgcctgctaaccaaaaggtgggaagttcaaatccaccaggctctccttggaaactctatggggcagttctactctgccctacagggtcactctgagtcagaatcgacttgagggccaTGGGTTTGggcttcttgtttgtttttttttaatctataaaacaACAAATACAAGAGGGTGACGCTTGTGAGAACTATTAGCCTGCTGTATTTGTAGTTACTGACTTCCGTAATAAACAAGACTGTACTGAAATATTCTAACTACTTACACACAAGAACTCAGTGAACAGCCCAGCACTAGAGCAGTTATGAACACTGATACATGAAATATATGGACACGTGCCTATATAGAGACACACAAAACTGTGATCCCCCAGGAAGACAGCAGCCTAACTTCCTAGATATTACTTAGCTAGATtttagtcaggcaccatccaccaacagagtccctgagtggtgcaaacaggtagcacactctgctgctaaccaaaaggttggcagtctgagtccacccaaggcaccttggaataaaggcctggcgatctccttctgaaaaatcagccactgaagaccctatggagcacaacagttccactctgacacacatggagtcatcatgagtcgaaaatggctcaacagcaactgcttTAGTGTTCTGTTTTAAATACGAGGCTACGCTGTCATCCCACCTTGGCGTGCCACTGAAAGCTCAGTTGGTATCTTCAAGGCACTCTTTTTTCAAAGCCATTCTTCTTCCTTTCAGTGCACTGAAGGTGCTGCCATGTACCTAGCCGTCCTTTGGTACTGCAAACTGTTAACactcttggctgttaaccaaaaggttggcatttcgagtccacccagaggtgccttagaagaatgTCCTGACAACCTActaatgaaaaatcagccactgaaaaccctatggagcacagttctactctgacacacacggggccgccatgagtcagagctgactcaacagcgacTGTCTATGTACATCCCTTTCAATCCTCCCTTATGGTCCTCACTCACACTCACTTCCCCCATCCCATCATCCTGTACACAAACTACCAACGTACATGTCTGAAGTACAGTACAGAAGATTGGGCCTTTGGGGGAAGGGCTAATTAAAGCCCCAAAGGTAGGAAATTACATCATTGTATCCTCCGCGTACCCGCAGACTGTGCTTTCGGTGCAGTGTCCGACTGTCTGCTGACACCTAAATACTCCGTCCTGCCCCCTGCGGAACCCTGGAACTACACTTCCCTGACTCTCCCAGCAGAGTTCCGGGCAGGCTCTCCCTCAGTTTACAACGTGGAAGGAGGAGAAGGATGTGAAGCTCTGCGTAGCCTCCCCCCATCCCCTGGCAGACCACCACTCTGATGCTGCAGTAGCTGTGATCCTCGCCAGCTGTTTCCTCAGTCCAGCACCTTCCTGACTCTCTGACTACTAGCGGTAAACACCCAGAGCCAGCGGCAACCTTCTCTGGCCATCACTTCTCCAGCACCCAATCCCCCATTAATCCTCTCCTCTCTGGATTGCCTGCAGTAAACTCTGACTGATGCAAGCGGCATTCGATATACAGACAGGAAAAAATAGTAACAATCTCAGCGCTCTCAGCACCTCATAGTTCTGTTTCTGCTCTTTCTGAAGTGCTAGAGACTCTTCCATGGAGAGCAGCTGTGCAGGCATATGGTGAAGCGGCAGGAGCCGGGCGGCTGTGATGTCGTCAAGGTGTTCCTTATCCCTGCGCCGCCTCTCGGCTGAGGAAACCGGAGATTGTCTTCCCCGCCACTGGCTGGATGAGCCATGTGGAAGCTGGGAAGGTAGCCTGAAGAGGAGAAAACACACACTCTACAATCAGACCGTTTTCTTTTTATAGACATGTTTAAAACGTTCACACACTAAGTCTTTAAACTTAGAAATTAATTCTTTTCTAAAAAGGTAATAGTAAGCAGTTTACCTATATTATTACACTGATAGATAAAATCTCTACCATTTGTCTTAACATATCTACTTTGAAAATAGAAGCATTCGAATTGGTGCAACCTCTTTTGGAGCATTGCTCTAACAGACAGCAAATATACACATGGGTTCTTTCCCGTGCCTTTTCCTCCCCGCCTCCCAAACCTACTTGAACTGAAGCTGCTATGTTTTCATCTATTAATTCAATAAACATCTGCAAAGGGGCTTACTGTCCAGTAGAGGGAAACAAGCATGCAAACAGTTTCAATCTAATACCACAGGTACTATGAGAGATACCCACAGGAGCATAAACATGTAAACGGCCAGTTCTACCAGGGGTTGGGAAGATGATCAGAAAGGGTTTCCTTCACGGGCTTCAAAAAAGAGGCCTCAAAGAAGTGAAGCTTCAGCTGAGTCTTAGAAAAACGGGGGGAGCGAGGGATGACACGGCTGCAGCACAGAAAGGAGGTAGCTGGGACCAGGCTGCAATGCGGAGCTGGGTTGTACGTCCAGATGGGCATTCACAGACATCACTCTGGCAGCAGTGAAGTGGATGGAGAAGGTAAGAGGAGGCCACAATTACAGCCCAAGAGGGGATGAGATCCTTCACTTGGACAGGAGAGAAAATGAGGAATGactataaagattatagagaTGAAGGTCTTTGTGACTAGCAGAATGTAAACCCAAAACCcgctgccgctgagtcgattccaattcatagtgaccctacagcacagagcagaacagccccatagggtttccaaggctgaaatctttatggaagcaggctgccgcaactttctcccgctgagcggttggtgggttcaaactgccaaccttttgcttagcagccaggcgcttaaccattgcaccaccaggatctGGAGATGAAGGAAAAGGGAGACACTCTGAGGggtgagaaaagaaaaaacacaaaaggTAATGACGGAACTTTACAAGAGAATATGAAAGACAGTCAGTTAGGGAAAAGACAGGTAATAGTAAGGATTCCATGGTGAAAATTCtgacgatgcaggaagcatcaaaagatggaaggaatacacaaaaagaattggttgacactcaaccattttaagaggtagcatgtgactaggaatcgatggtactgaaggacgaagtccaagctgccctgaaggcactggcgaaaaacaaggccccaggaattgacacaGTATCaacttagatgtttcaacaaacggatgcagcgctggaagcactcactcacttgtgccaagaaatttggaagacagctacccggccagccgattggaagagatccctatttatgcctattcccaagagaggtgatccaactgaatctggaaattatcgaacaatatcattaatatcacatacaagtaaaattttgctgaagatcattcaaaaacggctgcagcagaatatagacagggaactgccagaaattcaggctggtttcagaagaggacttggaaccagggatatcactgctaatgtcagatggatcctggctgaaagcagagaataccagaaggatgtttacctgcgttttattgactatgcaaaggcattcgactgtgtggatcctaacaatttacggataacattgcgaagaatgggaatcccagaacacttaactgtgctcatgaggaacctgtacatagatcaagacgcagctgttcgaacagaacCAAAGGATACTGTGtgtttgaaagtcaggaaaggtgtgcgtcagggttgtaccctttcaccatacttactcaatccaTACGCTGAGCAAGGAATTTAAGTAGCTGGACTGCACAAAGAACAggtcatcaggactggaggaagactcgttaataacccgcgttatgcagatgacacaaccttgcttgctgaaagtgaagaggacttgaagcacttactgatgaagatcaaagaccacagcctataaagaaaacaaaaaccctcacaactggaacaataagcaacatcatgataaagggagaaaagactgaagttgtcaaggatttcattttacttgaatccacaatcaacatccacagaagcagcagttaagaaataaaggcgcattgcattgggcaaattggctgtgaaaaacctctttaaagtgttgaaaagcaaagatgtcaccttaaagactaaggtgtgcctcaccccaagccatggtgttttcagtagcatCACATGCATGcgtaagctggacaatgaataaggaagaccgaagaagaactaccgcctttgaattgtggtgctggagaagaatagtgaatacaccatggactgccaaaagaacaaacaaatctgtcttagaagaagtacaaccagaaagctcctttagaagcaaggatagcgagactgcatctcacatactttggacatgcatcaggagggatcagtccctggagaagaatatcatgcttggtaaagtatggggacagtgaaaaagaggaaaactctcaatgagatggattgacagagtggctgaaacaatgggcacaagcataacaatgattgtgagcatggcacaggactgggcagtgttctattctgttgtgaatagggtcgctatgagtcagaactggctcggcacctaatagcaacaacactTAGCAGTTTACCTATGTTACACGATGTACATGTGCCTGACATGGCAATAGGACACCCCAGTTGTCACGTGTCAAAGGTCACTGTCCATGCAAATCTCAAGTTTTGGTGAGGACTGGGCTAGAGGTCAATGCCGGTCAGCAACCAGCACCAGGTGGTTATGAAGCCACAAGAGGGTGAAGGCCAGAGGAAGAGCACTCGCCCACCTCCATGAGCTGCATCAAGCCCTTGAGTCCCACTGTCGGGGCCCAGCCTTCCTCTACCTGCACAGGTGCTCTCTCTTCAACTTCCTCACTGACCCATCAAGGCCCAGCCTTTCCGACCTCCTCTAACCGCACAGGCGCTCCTTCTCTCATCGGCCTCCTTTGTAGCCTGCATTGCTACTCTCTCCTCCTACTTCCAGCCACATAACTAATAGAGAACTGGAACCAGGGTGTTCTCTGCTGTATTTAGAGACTAAACGATGCTCCCAGAAGTGAGAAAAGGTACCTCACTTTACACAGGATGGGAGATTCCTTGATGAaagatgggtttttttttcattcttaacTAAAAATTAACGTAACATAATCCTGGTTTTCTATAGAGCTGAAATAAGGTTTTGAGGTTAAGAAAAATGGTAGGCTAAGGCTAAACTTTAAAATCTCTAATAGTAACAAAAAGTTTTAGGTgtttttatttaaacattttcagTTTTTCAAACAAAGGCAGTATAGTAGTGGTGTGATTTCATATCTCATGTCACATCTAGGCAGCTACCAACTGCTATTCCCTCATCTGAACACTACAtctaaatacaaataaataacaaGTCTTTACATTCGCAgagcttctgtttttctggagatCTCAGAAATAAAACTATGGCAAGGAACGCAGAAGCAGAGTTTTCGCCCATCCTGCCCGGATCTGTCTTCACGCTGGTTTaacaccctctgccctctcccaCCTGAAGCTGTCGCTGTTATTTAGCTTAAAATTTCCCCGAGTACAGAAGCCCTGGATTCTCTCTGGATCCTAAACTCTTTGAAGATGAAAAGTTTCACTTCTTTGTGTCACCACGGCATCTGCTGCTTACATCCAGTAAGCACTCAGATGCTTTTTGCTGAGCAACGTCCCTAGTGGCTCTCTAACTACTTTTCCTTAGCTTACAGGCTAATCAAAGGTGGAGCTCTGTAATGCAAGATGGTTCTAGGGAAAAAAAGCATAAATTTCCTCTCTAAATTTCTGTTTTACTGTTAAATACTGATTAAGTATCCTGAAATTGAATATTCCCCCATCTGTCATTTAAAACCTTTTCAATTATTTGGCTAAAGCACTTAAGTGTTTTTTAACATGATTCCTCCACTCCAGCCAGGCTGTTGTTTTCCAAACACGTTTATTCCTAAGTACAAGCAGTTCTCACACAAAgcccatggaatttttttttttttttttttagtattaactAACACTATGTTCTTTAACAAATGCTCTGTGATAGACCCATTCCAGTGGTACTTAcacatttgttttaaatttatgtggcgggggcactgggttttgggctCGCACTTCTAGCACTTCCATGTAATGTGGCTTCTTCTGGGCCCCACTACGAGGGCCTGTCAAGTTATCGGTACTTGTGTTTTCCCTTGAGCGGTGCTCCCCTGGGTCTGCGATTGTGATCCTTTGTAACCTATCAACAATCAGGTTGTCGGAGCTGCTGGAACTATCTTCTGCTTGTCTTGAAACAAGATGCTGTGGGAGACACTTGCTGGCTTCAGATAAGGAAGCGGCACTGGCTCCGCTGCTAGGAGCTGTGCGCCCGTTCACTATGCCCTCTGCTTCTGCAGTCTCTTCACTGCCTTTGTGAAAGAGATGTACAAGTCCCTGCTTTGGTGAAGCTGTTTTAGATGACCTGCTGTTATCTACAGAGGAGGAGCCAGGAACTGGTGGTGAAGTATGAAGTATCTGGTCAGAATTCTGAGCCTTAGCTGTGTCCACATCAACTCCTGCGGTCACTGTTTGCCTTACTGTACAGTCTAACCTAACAGGATGAAAGAGCTGACTTTGTCCTCTGAACTCTTCACGTTCTGCAACGGCCACTTTCAGTTTGGCAACAGAGTCTAAGATCTTTTTACCTTTGTCGGGCAATTTGCAAATGAATTTTCTGTCAAATGGAAAAGAACATGCATACATTAGAGCCATGTTTTCAAACTTCAGAGAAAATTAAAACGACAAAGCATTATCCTCAAAGGGAGAAAAGCTggtttttaaatcaaaatctgaTTTTCAACTGCCCGGAAACGGGAATGAAACCAATTAAGGTAATCATTATCCAAACACCCCAATAATCAAGGCAGTACAAGAACAAGGAATATGCCTCATTTGTCTCATCCAATGAGAACT comes from Loxodonta africana isolate mLoxAfr1 chromosome 13, mLoxAfr1.hap2, whole genome shotgun sequence and encodes:
- the POLR2M gene encoding protein GRINL1A; protein product: MSSLARGFEPLAPEDWGRRSLAELREMLKRQERLLRNEKFICKLPDKGKKILDSVAKLKVAVAEREEFRGQSQLFHPVRLDCTVRQTVTAGVDVDTAKAQNSDQILHTSPPVPGSSSVDNSRSSKTASPKQGLVHLFHKGSEETAEAEGIVNGRTAPSSGASAASLSEASKCLPQHLVSRQAEDSSSSSDNLIVDRLQRITIADPGEHRSRENTSTDNLTGPRSGAQKKPHYMEVLEVRAQNPVPPPHKFKTNVLPSQLPHGSSSQWRGRQSPVSSAERRRRDKEHLDDITAARLLPLHHMPAQLLSMEESLALQKEQKQNYEEMQAKLAAHKLAERLNIKMQSYTPEGETLRRYREVRDEDDQSSDDGL